AGCAGCATTCTTACATCGCAGAACCTGTCCGTATCCAGTACGGAAATCGGTCGGCCAGCAACAGCTAGTTGGCTAATCTCATCGCGCAACCCGACTGGTAGTGGCTCCAGATCAGGCGGGACTACTGGAGTTCCAGCACCTGAGGCAAAGCGCACGTTTGCTGTTCCCGAGCCCATAGTAAAGCGACAAATGCTTATGCCCTGTTCGGCGTGTCCGCGAGCAGTGGGGGGGCGATGGCGTAGCCCCTCGGACACATACATTTCTGGCTCTTCATCATCGCCAGTGGCAAATGCGTCAACGTAACGCAACCCAACCCGAGTGCAGTTAAGTTTGCCTCCTTCTGACAGCCCTGCTACCGCATGTTCTAACGCAGAGAGTACTTTTCGTAGCGTCCCTGCGAACGGTGCGTAAGTCGTGTAGGACGTAGACATGAACAGCAAGCCACCATCACCAATCACAACTCCTTCACTACCATCTTCACTGAAGAAGGCAGACCGCTCGACTTCAAACACTACCTGCGCAGCGCCAAGTGAGTGCTTCTTTTGGAGGCTTTCCTGTCGATAGCCAGGCAGAAATGGACGTACGGCATCCTGGAACGCCGGAAGAGCCTTTGGAAGATTAAGCAGTTGGTCGTAGAGCAGCCCAGCGACCGCAAATACCAAGGGGGGTTGGACCACTGCCCTGTGCTCATGGTGGTTGCCGTTAATGGTTGCGACAAGAACTTTACATCTTAATTGACACCTTGGAAATGCCGGAAGTTCCTCCCTGAATAAGGAAGGCACGGCGCTCTATATTTGCCCCTGGCAAGTTCTGGTTTGGTCGCTCCAGTTGTCGTACTAACCCATTTAAATCAATGACATGCGACTCAGTGCGGGCGCGAGAAACCGGTTCCGATCTCGCTGGAACTTGCCCGGAGGGAGGCCGCATTGCTCACCGCGAGGCGAATTGATTATCAATAGTTATAAACACGTTATCAACAAGGTTATCAACAACCCGGCGTGGCCTCGGTCACCGACCGGCTCAATATATTGGGGTGAGTCAGCCAGGACTCCCACTGCACCTTGTGTATTCGACGGCGCGTCGTCAGCGTTTGCCTAGATCGTGCTCATGACGATGTTCGATTGGAGCGGCGGTCCTATCCACGACGGACGGTGCCGATCTGCCGATTAGTGTTTCTCGCAAAACGTTATGGCGACCTGATGCACATGGCTTCATCGGTAGCGGACGCCGAACGGAAGAAGTTCGGTGCGCGTCGGGCGGCCCAGTCCTGCCGGTGGGCGTACTTCTCCTCGGGGCTGCGGCATTCTCACAGCCGCGACATGCGGCCCAGCTCATGCTCAAAGGTGAAGGTGGTGCCGAATCACTTCTGAGTTAGCCATGTAAGTGTTGCCGTTCCGGCAAACCACAGCCCAGCAGCAATCGCCGGGGACGCCAGAAGCGTTTTCCATCTACGCACGCCCACGGCTCGGCAAAGCGCGCGTATCACGCCGCCCCCAATCACTAGCGCAACTGCGTATAGAAGGACAGCAGCTACGGCAGTGACGACGTTGAAATTCTTGTAGTCGGAAAGGCCGGGATGGGTGAGTGATTCCCAAATCCAGGGAACCACCTTGATGGGAGCAATCAGGAGCCAGTAGTAGAACGAGGCGATCGCTTTGTACGGCTGGTCAAATGTGTGCCATTTAGGAAGATTTTCCCAGGTCCAGGCGA
This genomic stretch from Tahibacter amnicola harbors:
- a CDS encoding TIGR04255 family protein, whose amino-acid sequence is MVQPPLVFAVAGLLYDQLLNLPKALPAFQDAVRPFLPGYRQESLQKKHSLGAAQVVFEVERSAFFSEDGSEGVVIGDGGLLFMSTSYTTYAPFAGTLRKVLSALEHAVAGLSEGGKLNCTRVGLRYVDAFATGDDEEPEMYVSEGLRHRPPTARGHAEQGISICRFTMGSGTANVRFASGAGTPVVPPDLEPLPVGLRDEISQLAVAGRPISVLDTDRFCDVRMLLDVDKVIGVFDELHRDADQLFRTLITQHARKVWGDPTILGA